In the genome of Metabacillus litoralis, the window ACTCTCCTGACCATGAAAACATAATATCGGGTACTTCATTACCACCTAATATAACCCGTAGCTTATCTTTAATCGGTTCGTCTGCGATCGCTTCCATATCAATTTTAATATCAGGATTTTGTTCCTCAAATTCCTTGACTACTTCTTCAAAATATGGAGCATATTCAGGCTGCGGCCACTTGTGCAAAAATTTCAAGACTGTTTTTCCTTCTGCTTCACCTGATGAAGAATTAGAACATCCCGTAAGCAAAAGGACAAAAATTAGCATGGCAACTCCTAGCGTCTTTGTCATTTTTCTCATGTATTGACCCTCCTTATTTCATGTTTTCTAAGTCAGACTCATTCCGTTTTATTGACCACCTCCTATAGAATGAAACGATTTATTTTTTCTCTCTAAAAGAGAGTTTTTAATAAATTAGTCCATGACCAAATGCACCATCTACTAAACATGTTTTGGCTGCAAATTCAGCGCCTTTTTCAAGACTTGTTTTGATAAGGTCAGCTTGAGAAATGATCGTTTTCTCTTTTTTACCTTTTAAATAATGTAAGATAAAGGCCGTAAAGAAGGAATCTCCTGCACCTAATGTATCAACCGGCTTTACAAAATGTGGCTTCTGCTTGTAAAAGTTCTCCCCATCATATACCACTGATCCTCGCGAGCCCATCGTACCAATACTTAATCTACTTCCATAGGAATGGGCCTTAATTAGAAGTGCTTCAACTTCTTCCTCAGACAGTTGACCGCACGACAACAAGCTAATATCAACATCCTTACAAACCGTTTTTAATTTCTGATCTGTATATTCATTGGAAAAATCATAGGATAAGAGAACACCAGCTTCCTTGATTTTATGCAATTCAGCATCCATATCGCTATATACGCTACTATGTGCTATTTCAAATGTTTTGATATATTCGATGTCATCCTCCAAAAGAACAACAGGATGATCTTTTTGAATGCCGCCATCATTACCGCCGATAAACACTCGATCACCATCTACTAAATCAACTGCAGCATATCCATTTTCACCTTTATGCTGACGACAATGAGCTATATCAATTTCTAAGCTTTTAAGAGTTTTTATAATATGATTTGCTGCAGCATCATCACCAAACACCCCAAGATAGGCTGCATCCACTCCCAATTGCTTTGCATAAACACTAAAGTTCAATGCATTACCACCAGGATACATCGTTCGCTTGTAAACATATTTATCTACTACATTATCACCAACACCAATCACTCTCATGAGTAGCCCCCCTGGAAAACATTAAATGGTATATACCATTTAATGTGAGATCATACCTAAAATGAAGATCATTTTAGGTTTAATTCTGAGTAAAATTTAACAATATCACTTCTTGTTAATGACGTAGAGAATTCAAT includes:
- a CDS encoding fructoselysine 6-kinase; translation: MRVIGVGDNVVDKYVYKRTMYPGGNALNFSVYAKQLGVDAAYLGVFGDDAAANHIIKTLKSLEIDIAHCRQHKGENGYAAVDLVDGDRVFIGGNDGGIQKDHPVVLLEDDIEYIKTFEIAHSSVYSDMDAELHKIKEAGVLLSYDFSNEYTDQKLKTVCKDVDISLLSCGQLSEEEVEALLIKAHSYGSRLSIGTMGSRGSVVYDGENFYKQKPHFVKPVDTLGAGDSFFTAFILHYLKGKKEKTIISQADLIKTSLEKGAEFAAKTCLVDGAFGHGLIY